GAGGGCTGACGATGACCCGCTACGCACGAGTTTCCGAGGACGGGCTCCCCATCTGGCTGCGAATCGACGACGGCATGAGCCTCACGCACGCCCCCTGGGTCGACGAGAGCCGCGAACGCGGCAAGCTCGAGTCGAGCTCGCTCCCCCGACTGGCACCGGCAGAGCCGACCAAGATCGTGTGTGTCGGCCGCAACTACAGCGCCCACGCCAAGGAGCTGGGCAACGAGGTGCCGAAAGAACCGCTCCTGTTCTTCAAGCCACCCTCATCGCTGCTCGCCGCCGGCGGCACGGTGTTCTTGCCCAGGGAGAGTGAGCGGGTCGAGTACGAAGCGGAGCTGGCTGTCGTGGTCGGCAAACGCGGACGGCGCATCTCACGCGAGCGTGCATTCGATCATGTCTTTGGTTTCACCATCGCGTGCGACGTCACCGCGCGCGATCTGCAGAAGAAGGACGGACAGTGGACCCGCGCCAAGGGCTTCGACACGTTCTGTCCGCTCGGGCCCGAGCTGGTGACAGGCATCGATCCAAGCTCGCTCTCGGTGCAGCTGCGGGTGAACGGTCAACTGAGACAGGACGGCAATACACGGGACATGGTCTTCGACATCCCCGCGCTGGTTGCGTTCATCTCCAACGCCATGACCCTCGAGCCCGGCGACCTGATCCTGACCGGTACTCCAGAGGGGGTAGGCCCGCTCGCGCACGCCGACACGGTGGAGGTTTGCCTCGCGGAGCTGGGCAGCCTCGGCTTCGACGTCGCGACCGAACCCGGCTGAGTCAGGGCTTGAAGCGCGCGAAGATGTAGTCGTCGATCAGCCGGCCGTCGTCCAAGCGCACGAAGCGCTCGCGGGTCCCCTCGTGCACAAAACCGAATTCCCGGTACAGCGCCTGCGCGCGATGGTTGTCCGCGCGCACGTACAGCTCGAGGCGGACGAGGGCAGCGGCATCGGCCAGCGCGACCAGTCGACCGAACAGCGCCCGCCCGATGCCCTGTCGCTGAAACGTGGGGTGGACCCCGAGCGCGACGATCCCCACGTGGGTGCAGCGCGCGGGCTCGAGCTGTCTCAGCTCGCCCAGGCCCAGGCTCGGTTCCGGGGTTCCCTCCAGCTCCGCCACGAGACACAGCGCGAGCCGCCCGCCACGTGCGGTCCGCGCGCTGTCCTCGAGTTTGCGCCGCTCGGCCGGTTCATCGCGCACCTGTCCCTGGTCGGTGACCATGCCCGCGCCGTCTGCGGCGAGCGCAGTGCCAAGGGCGACGATCTTCGCAGCGTCATCGGGTGTTGCCGGGCGGATCCGCGCTGCGCGTCCGTCCCGCAGCAAGAACCGCTGTGCACTGGCGGCTGCCGTAGGCTCGGTCATTCTGCTTGCCTCGCTTCCGTCGTTGCCAGCCGCTCGGCCAACCTCTTTCCGATCGCGTACGCGTCGCCAGGCCAGCGCGCCGACAGGTAGTTTCCGTCCTCGACCACGAACGCCGCGCCATCGTTGGAGCGGGTGCCCTTCTGAAACAAGGTGAACGGTCCGCGCTCGAAGTGACCGTCCGGGCCAAGCGCGCGCTTGACCTCGTCCTCGACGTACTCGGGATAAGTTCGGTAGTAACGACCGAGTCGCCAGGCGGTCGAATAATACGCGATGCGCTCCATGTACTTCGGCAAGCAGCTGCTCCTTCGACCGCGCAGCACGGAGTGTTTGCTGGTCGGGTCGAGCGTGCGAGCGAGCACGATCACGCCGTGGCAGATGGCCGCAATCGGTCGCTCCGCTTGCCAGTGAGCGAGCACTGCGGCCTGAACCTCGCGGCTCTCCAGGTACGGCCGCATGCCCTGGGCATGACCCCCTGGAAGAAGGACGGCGTCGACGTCGACTTCGGCGAGCTCGCTCCACGACAGCGGACGCGCGAACTCTGGAGCGGTTTCGAGCTTTGCATACAGCGCCCGCGCGTCCGGCTCCGCCCCGAGCTGACCGAAGATCACGCCGTTCAGCACGCGCGGATCCGCGCGCCCGGCGTCGCCGGAAGCCGTCGCGAACACGACCTCGTGTCCGGCCTCCGAGAGCACGCTCCACGGCGCTGCGACCTCGGTTGGATCGAAGTCCACGTCCGGCAGCGGCATCAAGACTCGGGCCATGGCGTTGTCTTCGGGGTCAGGGAGAGTGTGCAGGTCGGGGCGAGCGCCGAGCTCGGTGATCGGTTCCGCTCAGTCGCGGACCTTGCTCGTGCGATCCTTGCCGTAGATGGCGTCCCCAATTCGCCGCATGCGAGCGAGCTCCTCGTCGTCCATGCGCCCGAGCTCGAGGGAGCGGAGCGCCTCGCGCATCTGCTCGGTATCGGCGGGGCCACTCATCACGACGTCGACGTGGGGGTGTGACATCGCGAACCGGTAGCAGTCGGCGCCCGTGGGTGTGACCTCTCCAGCGGGCGTGCGTTTGGGATCGAGGAGGTGGCCCCAGCGCGTGGTCGTGTAGGTGATGACGCCCGGGCGTTTGTTCAGATCCAGGCCGTCGAGCGCGGCGAACACCTCACGCTCGGCCCCGCGGTGCACAGCGTTGTAACGAAGCTGCCAGACGCCGACCCGCTGATCGTCGACCAATGGCGGGAACATCGTGCGTCGATGACTGGAGATCGCGATGTGGCGCACCAAGCCGGAGGCGACGAGGTCGGTCGCCGCGTCCATGATGCGCGCGGGGGGTGGATCGTTGTACCAGCCGAGCAGGAGCACATCGGCGTAGTCGAGCTTGGCCTCTTTCAAGGCCTTGGTGATGGAGCGCTTCAGCCAGAAGCCAGCGCGCGAATAACTCTGCAAGCAGACGACCAGCGCCTCGCGATCCCGCTTGGCGATGTTGCGGATGGCCGTCGCCATCTCCGCCGTGCGACGGGACCCCCAGTAGAAGTAGTTCACGCCTCGTTCGAAGGCTTCTTCGAGCGCCGCGGCGGGCACCCCGTATCCCGACGCCACCCCCAATCGGCCCACGTGCAGCCCCGTCCGCCCGAACACGATCTTGCCGTTGAAGTCGCTCATGCTTGACCGGCGGTAGTCTAGGAGGCTGCTCGGGTGATCGCCAGGGCGCAAGTTCGCGGGGCGCAGGGCGAACGCCAACATCGACCATTGAGCTTCACCAGTGTTGCGCGCCATGCTGCGTCCAATGGGCCGCCGGGTGTTGGTCGGCGCCGGCGTACTCGGCGCGCTGCTCGCCGTTGCGGTCGTGCTCTTCGTGGCGCGCCGGGAACGAACCGATCCCGCGCGCTGCCCAGAAGGTCTCGTCGCCCGCGGTTTTCGTTGTTGCGCCGAGGGCCAAACCTTCGCTCGCGGTGCGTGCACCGGCGCACCGCTCGTGTGCCCAGCGGGGCTCGGGCGAACTCCCAAGGGGTGTGTCGTGGCCGCGACCCGCGTGCGCATCCCGGCCGGTACACTCACCCTCTCGCCGAGCGACTGGGAAGCAGAAGGCGTCGTTGCACCCCGCACGCTCACCCTTCCCGACTTCGAGCTAGACACCGCCGAGGTCACCCACCTCCGCTGGGCTGCTTGCGCCACCAGCGGCGCCTGCCGCGCACTCGCCACGACCGAGCCTGGCTTGCCGGTGACTCACGTCAGCGCCGACGAGGCCGAGAAGTTCTGCCGCACCCTCGACGGGCACCTGCCAACCGCCGACGAACATCTGTTCGCCGCCGCCGGCAGCGCGGGCCGCCGATTTCCTTGGGGACAATCCGGCCTCGTGTGCCGGCGTGTGAGCTTCGGCCTCGTCGAGGGCCCCTGCGCGAGCGGCGCGTCCGGCCCCGAGCTCGCCGGAGCGCGCCCCGATGGACGCACCCCGGAGGGTGTGTTCGATCTCGCGGGCAACGTCGCGGAGTGGACGCGAGAGCCGGATGGCAGCGTCCGCGCGCGCGGCGGCAGCTTTCGCTCCCGCGTCGCGGGGGAGCTGAAATCGTGGTCGGAAGAGCAGCTGCAAGGACCAGCCGCACATGTAGGATTTCGCTGCGCGTATGCCGTCGCCGCGGGGGCGCCGCCGCACTAGGCTCGCCGCATGTCGGCCGCAGTTTTGTGCATTGGAACAGAGCTCACGCGCGGGGAAATCGTCAACACCAACGCCTCGTGGTTGGCCGAGACGCTGACCGACCTCGGCATCGAGGTCACGGACATCGATGCCATCCCCGACGACCGCCAGCTGATCGTGGACACCCTGCACCGCTTGAGTGCCCAGCACACGGTCATCGTCTGCACGGGCGGCCTCGGACCCACGACGGATGACATCACGAGTGAGTGCGTGGCGACCGTGCTGAACGTGCCGCTCGTGCGCGACGAAGCCTCGCTGGATGCGATCCGCGTGCGCATGGAAAAGTTCGGACGCAGCATGGCAACCTCCAACGCCAAACAGGCGGATTTTCCCGAAGGCGCGCGCATCCTTCCGAATCGAAAAGGAACGGCGCCCGGCTTTTCCGTCGCGCTTGGAGACGCACAGGCCTTCTTCATGCCCGGTGTCCCGCGCGAGATGAAGACGATGTTCGGCGAGCTGGTCGCACCGTCGCTCAGTCACCTGACCCAGGCCGCCATCCACCAAGTACGGCTCAAGACCTTCGGCATGACCGAGTCGGGTGTGAACGACAAACTCGACGGCATCGAGGCGGCCTTCGACGTGACGCTGGCTTACCGCGCCCACTTCCCCGAGATCGAGGTCAAGGTCCACGCCCGCGCGGTTGCCGAGCATCCGGAAGAAGCAGCGGCTCGCGCGCGCCGCGCCGCAGACGAGGTGCTCACTCGCCTTGGCTCCGACGTGGTGTACGGCGAAGGCGACGTCACGTTCGCAGAGCAGCTGGGCCGGCTCTTGGTCGAACAAAAGCTGACCCTCGCCGTTGCGGAGTCGTGTACCGGCGGCTCCGTGTCGCGCCTCTTGACCGAGCGCGGCGGGTCGAGCGCGTTCTTCCTGGGCGGCGCCATCACCTACGCCAATAGCGCCAAACAGAAGCTCGTTGGTGTTCCCGCGGCGCTGCTCGACCAACACGGC
The genomic region above belongs to Myxococcales bacterium and contains:
- a CDS encoding fumarylacetoacetate hydrolase family protein, translating into MTRYARVSEDGLPIWLRIDDGMSLTHAPWVDESRERGKLESSSLPRLAPAEPTKIVCVGRNYSAHAKELGNEVPKEPLLFFKPPSSLLAAGGTVFLPRESERVEYEAELAVVVGKRGRRISRERAFDHVFGFTIACDVTARDLQKKDGQWTRAKGFDTFCPLGPELVTGIDPSSLSVQLRVNGQLRQDGNTRDMVFDIPALVAFISNAMTLEPGDLILTGTPEGVGPLAHADTVEVCLAELGSLGFDVATEPG
- a CDS encoding GNAT family N-acetyltransferase, which produces MTEPTAAASAQRFLLRDGRAARIRPATPDDAAKIVALGTALAADGAGMVTDQGQVRDEPAERRKLEDSARTARGGRLALCLVAELEGTPEPSLGLGELRQLEPARCTHVGIVALGVHPTFQRQGIGRALFGRLVALADAAALVRLELYVRADNHRAQALYREFGFVHEGTRERFVRLDDGRLIDDYIFARFKP
- a CDS encoding DJ-1/PfpI family protein, translating into MARVLMPLPDVDFDPTEVAAPWSVLSEAGHEVVFATASGDAGRADPRVLNGVIFGQLGAEPDARALYAKLETAPEFARPLSWSELAEVDVDAVLLPGGHAQGMRPYLESREVQAAVLAHWQAERPIAAICHGVIVLARTLDPTSKHSVLRGRRSSCLPKYMERIAYYSTAWRLGRYYRTYPEYVEDEVKRALGPDGHFERGPFTLFQKGTRSNDGAAFVVEDGNYLSARWPGDAYAIGKRLAERLATTEARQAE
- a CDS encoding aldo/keto reductase produces the protein MSDFNGKIVFGRTGLHVGRLGVASGYGVPAAALEEAFERGVNYFYWGSRRTAEMATAIRNIAKRDREALVVCLQSYSRAGFWLKRSITKALKEAKLDYADVLLLGWYNDPPPARIMDAATDLVASGLVRHIAISSHRRTMFPPLVDDQRVGVWQLRYNAVHRGAEREVFAALDGLDLNKRPGVITYTTTRWGHLLDPKRTPAGEVTPTGADCYRFAMSHPHVDVVMSGPADTEQMREALRSLELGRMDDEELARMRRIGDAIYGKDRTSKVRD
- a CDS encoding SUMF1/EgtB/PvdO family nonheme iron enzyme yields the protein MLRPMGRRVLVGAGVLGALLAVAVVLFVARRERTDPARCPEGLVARGFRCCAEGQTFARGACTGAPLVCPAGLGRTPKGCVVAATRVRIPAGTLTLSPSDWEAEGVVAPRTLTLPDFELDTAEVTHLRWAACATSGACRALATTEPGLPVTHVSADEAEKFCRTLDGHLPTADEHLFAAAGSAGRRFPWGQSGLVCRRVSFGLVEGPCASGASGPELAGARPDGRTPEGVFDLAGNVAEWTREPDGSVRARGGSFRSRVAGELKSWSEEQLQGPAAHVGFRCAYAVAAGAPPH
- a CDS encoding competence/damage-inducible protein A, which produces MSAAVLCIGTELTRGEIVNTNASWLAETLTDLGIEVTDIDAIPDDRQLIVDTLHRLSAQHTVIVCTGGLGPTTDDITSECVATVLNVPLVRDEASLDAIRVRMEKFGRSMATSNAKQADFPEGARILPNRKGTAPGFSVALGDAQAFFMPGVPREMKTMFGELVAPSLSHLTQAAIHQVRLKTFGMTESGVNDKLDGIEAAFDVTLAYRAHFPEIEVKVHARAVAEHPEEAAARARRAADEVLTRLGSDVVYGEGDVTFAEQLGRLLVEQKLTLAVAESCTGGSVSRLLTERGGSSAFFLGGAITYANSAKQKLVGVPAALLDQHGAVSAEVARAMAEGVRLALAADVALALTGIAGPTGGTADKPVGLVHFAVSTAAGTSDRQMVFPGSRAQIRDLSAFAGMALVRKVVLHGHGELG